From Bacteroidota bacterium, the proteins below share one genomic window:
- a CDS encoding PKD domain-containing protein translates to MKRYLLVFLLWLLSTVAGAQNCLFAPIDNGNGLYTFNPDPITLGMGYRHTWDFGDGTNSVDPIPVHLFTAGTFNVCHEVFDSTGQQLCIYCGPLSVAPTPCSFTAQQDWIQPQTINFELLNASSGQVATWDFGDGASGYGLIAQHTYTDSGTYTPCVSLYDSLTGVLICNSCQTIQVFPSPVTCGFMWYPDLTDPLTLHFVTNPPPGTHVEWDFGNGMVGSGPMVAQSYFPAGSYLVCVQYTDSVTGAQTCTACMPVSVVPVTSSCSYSAIQDPFTTGAFQFFATADSGSTIQWDFGDGTQDSGSQVNHVFPFAGQFNVCMTAVNPMGTVCTYCDTIVVQQTGGGCSYTYLVDSANTFNYTFAYTTTAPATTVHWDFGDGTTDTGAIVLHTFPASGFYNVCAVEADSLSLPVCQACMLIPVVSNSATCNISFFQDSLNDALVYFTCNVSSPTSIVTWNFGDGSTGSGALATHVYLAPGTYTVTVSEIDSATGLPLCSSTTAVTVIGTGFRCTFVADPDPLQPNQIQFTGIPSSLISVLNWDFGDGATGFGNPVNHTYAAPGAYTVCMNETDLQGIVLCSWCMTVSVTTGPFPACNAFYTSSTLGLDAYFIDLSAGTSPATNYLWDFGDGTTSTTRFPQHTYPAPGLYNACLTITDTACSSQFCSQIRVDTAIVFPTTCQAYYVILQMAPYQVAVVNLSSGVNLGFNWDFGDGTFSTDPYPSHLYNAVGDYPLCLTVTEPGTGCTSTYCDTLSVDSLGNVFRGMPGFMLNIMSPASLTAVPDMTASPSFAVYPNPFNAACTLQRAASAKGEAVVRVLDLRGAVLFTERFSTGEVRVPADQWSPGIYLIELTEGDGYRSFRKVIKE, encoded by the coding sequence ATGAAAAGATATCTCCTCGTATTCCTCCTCTGGTTGCTAAGTACAGTCGCCGGCGCCCAGAATTGCCTGTTCGCGCCAATTGATAACGGCAACGGTCTTTACACTTTCAACCCTGATCCGATAACGCTCGGAATGGGTTACCGGCATACCTGGGACTTCGGTGACGGTACCAATTCCGTAGATCCGATACCGGTTCATTTATTTACGGCCGGCACGTTTAACGTTTGTCATGAAGTATTCGACTCGACAGGCCAGCAGTTGTGTATTTACTGCGGCCCGCTATCCGTGGCGCCGACACCTTGCTCGTTCACAGCACAACAGGATTGGATCCAGCCGCAGACGATCAACTTCGAACTCCTGAATGCTTCTTCCGGGCAGGTCGCGACCTGGGATTTCGGTGACGGTGCTTCGGGATACGGCCTTATAGCTCAACATACCTATACGGATTCAGGTACATATACCCCTTGTGTTAGTCTGTACGATTCACTGACAGGTGTACTCATCTGCAACTCCTGCCAGACGATCCAGGTATTCCCGAGTCCGGTCACCTGCGGCTTCATGTGGTATCCGGACCTTACTGATCCCTTGACCCTGCATTTTGTCACCAACCCGCCACCCGGAACCCATGTAGAATGGGATTTTGGTAACGGAATGGTTGGATCCGGTCCCATGGTTGCTCAATCCTATTTCCCGGCCGGCAGCTACCTGGTTTGTGTTCAATACACCGATTCGGTTACCGGAGCCCAAACTTGCACAGCCTGTATGCCGGTCTCGGTCGTTCCCGTTACTTCTTCGTGTTCTTATTCAGCGATTCAGGATCCGTTCACAACCGGCGCGTTCCAGTTCTTCGCTACGGCAGATTCGGGTTCCACCATCCAGTGGGATTTCGGCGACGGTACGCAGGATAGTGGTTCTCAGGTGAATCACGTCTTCCCGTTCGCGGGTCAGTTCAATGTATGCATGACTGCGGTCAACCCGATGGGAACGGTCTGCACATATTGTGATACGATCGTTGTTCAGCAAACCGGCGGTGGTTGCAGCTATACTTACCTCGTCGACTCCGCCAATACATTCAACTATACGTTTGCTTATACCACCACGGCGCCAGCTACTACCGTGCATTGGGACTTTGGCGACGGAACGACGGATACCGGGGCAATCGTGCTTCATACGTTCCCGGCCAGTGGTTTCTACAATGTATGCGCGGTTGAAGCCGATTCGCTCTCACTGCCCGTATGTCAGGCATGCATGCTCATTCCGGTCGTGTCCAACAGTGCTACTTGTAATATCAGTTTCTTTCAGGACAGCCTGAACGATGCACTGGTATATTTTACCTGCAATGTATCATCACCAACGAGTATCGTTACCTGGAATTTCGGCGACGGTTCAACGGGTTCCGGAGCTTTGGCAACTCATGTATACCTGGCGCCCGGAACGTATACGGTGACGGTCAGCGAGATTGATTCCGCGACCGGATTACCCTTGTGCAGCAGCACGACCGCGGTTACCGTGATCGGGACCGGTTTCCGCTGCACCTTCGTTGCCGACCCCGACCCGTTGCAACCTAACCAGATCCAGTTCACGGGGATTCCTTCCTCCCTGATCTCGGTGTTGAACTGGGATTTTGGTGACGGTGCCACCGGTTTCGGAAATCCTGTCAACCACACGTATGCTGCACCCGGTGCTTATACCGTATGTATGAATGAAACCGATCTGCAGGGTATTGTCTTGTGTAGTTGGTGCATGACGGTGTCGGTTACCACCGGACCTTTCCCTGCCTGCAACGCATTTTACACGTCAAGCACCTTGGGCCTGGATGCTTACTTCATCGACCTGTCGGCTGGAACATCCCCGGCGACGAACTATCTCTGGGATTTCGGTGACGGCACTACTTCCACGACGCGATTCCCGCAACATACCTACCCGGCTCCCGGCCTGTACAATGCCTGTCTGACCATCACCGACACCGCCTGCAGCTCGCAGTTTTGCAGCCAGATCCGGGTCGATACAGCCATCGTGTTCCCGACCACCTGTCAGGCATACTACGTGATCCTGCAAATGGCCCCCTACCAGGTCGCGGTGGTCAACCTGAGCAGCGGAGTGAATCTGGGCTTCAACTGGGACTTCGGAGACGGTACATTCTCTACCGATCCCTACCCGTCCCATCTCTATAATGCCGTCGGCGACTACCCCCTCTGTCTTACCGTCACCGAGCCGGGGACAGGCTGTACCAGTACCTATTGCGATACGCTTTCTGTCGATTCACTTGGAAACGTATTCCGTGGTATGCCGGGTTTCATGCTGAATATCATGTCACCGGCCAGCCTGACGGCAGTACCTGATATGACCGCTTCACCATCGTTCGCGGTTTACCCGAATCCGTTTAATGCGGCATGTACGCTACAACGTGCCGCATCGGCGAAAGGTGAAGCGGTCGTGCGGGTACTCGATCTTCGTGGTGCAGTCCTCTTCACGGAGCGCTTTAGCACCGGTGAAGTACGAGTGCCGGCGGATCAATGGTCGCCCGGTATTTACCTGATTGAACTGACCGAAGGAGATGGTTATCGCTCTTTCCGGAAGGTCATCAAAGAATAG
- a CDS encoding RNA polymerase sigma factor has translation MKPATELLERCKRDDRRAHYELYRICFPFLVSVCRRYYVNREDTEAAINQIFLKTIINLDRYLKRAENLPFELWLRKIAVNYVVDEFRKNKRYREHFDLREIHEAEADHPTVEPHLEAEQLEAIRSALQQLSDMNRTVFNLHVVDGYKHEEIAAMLNITTGTSKAHLHRAKKRLRELIDPEQVGWQQPNVNKALLP, from the coding sequence ATGAAACCTGCCACTGAACTGCTGGAACGCTGTAAGCGGGACGACCGGAGAGCGCATTATGAGCTCTACCGGATCTGTTTCCCTTTCCTGGTGTCCGTGTGTCGGCGGTATTATGTGAACCGGGAGGATACTGAAGCGGCCATCAACCAGATCTTTCTCAAAACGATCATCAACCTGGATCGCTACCTGAAAAGAGCGGAGAACCTGCCGTTTGAACTCTGGCTGCGGAAGATCGCGGTCAACTACGTGGTGGACGAGTTTAGAAAGAACAAGCGGTATCGCGAGCACTTCGACCTGCGCGAGATTCACGAAGCAGAAGCCGACCACCCGACCGTCGAGCCTCACCTCGAGGCAGAGCAACTGGAGGCCATTCGGAGCGCTTTGCAGCAGTTATCCGATATGAACCGGACGGTTTTCAACCTGCACGTGGTCGATGGTTATAAACACGAGGAGATCGCGGCGATGCTCAACATCACGACAGGAACTTCCAAGGCGCACTTGCATCGCGCAAAAAAACGCTTGCGCGAATTGATAGACCCTGAACAAGTCGGCTGGCAACAACCGAACGTCAACAAAGCACTCTTGCCATGA
- a CDS encoding acetyl-CoA C-acyltransferase, producing MEAYIIAAYRSAVGKAPRGKFRTMRPDDLGVAILRHLVASVPQLDKELIEDVIVGNATPEAEQGLNMGRMISLMGLDTVKVPGMTVNRYCASGLETIAIAAAKIKAGLADCIVAGGVECMSPIPFGGWKIVPNYKYVQSNPDYYWGMGLTAEAVARDFKVSREDQDLFGFESNRKAVAAIKEGRFKDDIVPVTVEETYLDENEKRKTRSFVVDTDEGPRADADVSKMAQLKPVFDAKGTVTAGNSSQTSDGAAFVLVVSERMLKQLGVLPIARFVSYAVSGVEPRVMGIGPVEAIPSVLRKSGLKQSDIDLIELNEAFASQSLAVMRTLDLDPAKVNVNGGAIALGHPLGCTGSKLTVQVLNELRRRKQRYGMVTMCVGTGQGAAGIFELLN from the coding sequence ATGGAAGCTTACATCATCGCCGCTTATCGATCCGCCGTTGGGAAGGCGCCCAGGGGTAAATTCAGAACCATGCGTCCCGACGACCTGGGCGTAGCCATCTTGCGTCATCTGGTTGCGTCGGTTCCGCAATTGGATAAGGAACTGATCGAGGATGTGATCGTCGGCAACGCAACACCGGAGGCCGAGCAGGGTTTGAACATGGGTCGTATGATTTCCCTGATGGGACTCGACACCGTCAAGGTGCCGGGCATGACCGTCAATCGCTATTGCGCTTCGGGTTTGGAAACCATTGCCATCGCAGCTGCCAAGATCAAGGCCGGGCTGGCAGATTGCATCGTGGCCGGTGGAGTGGAGTGTATGTCCCCGATTCCCTTCGGAGGCTGGAAGATCGTGCCCAACTACAAGTATGTACAGTCGAACCCCGATTACTATTGGGGTATGGGCCTTACGGCCGAAGCGGTCGCGCGTGATTTCAAGGTGTCGAGAGAAGACCAGGACCTTTTCGGCTTTGAGTCGAACAGGAAAGCCGTGGCAGCCATCAAGGAGGGCCGGTTCAAGGATGACATTGTTCCGGTAACCGTGGAAGAGACCTACCTCGATGAAAATGAAAAGCGAAAGACCCGGAGTTTTGTCGTCGACACCGACGAAGGACCGCGGGCCGATGCGGACGTTTCCAAGATGGCACAATTGAAGCCGGTGTTTGATGCAAAAGGAACCGTAACAGCCGGCAATTCCTCCCAGACCAGCGACGGTGCTGCCTTCGTGCTCGTGGTCAGCGAGCGGATGCTGAAACAACTGGGGGTTCTGCCCATCGCGCGTTTTGTCAGCTACGCAGTCTCGGGCGTCGAACCGCGTGTCATGGGCATTGGACCGGTGGAAGCCATCCCTTCCGTACTCCGGAAAAGCGGATTGAAGCAATCGGACATTGACCTCATTGAACTCAACGAAGCTTTCGCCTCGCAATCCCTGGCGGTAATGCGGACTCTGGATCTGGATCCGGCAAAGGTCAATGTAAACGGCGGAGCTATCGCGCTGGGACATCCGCTGGGCTGTACCGGTTCGAAACTCACCGTCCAGGTCTTGAATGAGCTCAGGCGCAGGAAACAACGCTATGGCATGGTTACCATGTGTGTCGGGACCGGTCAGGGTGCTGCTGGGATTTTCGAGTTGCTCAACTAA
- a CDS encoding acyl-CoA dehydrogenase family protein, with protein METVSKQAIKGGEFLIKTTPAEQVFIPEEWSEEQKMIAQTCHDFLVAEVYPNLDRIDAQEEGLMQKILDKAGELGLLGISIPEEYGGFGKDFTTGMIATEFLGAGHSFSVAYAAHTGIGTLPILFYGNDAQKKHYLPKLTSGEWKAAYCLTEPGSGSDANSGKTKATLSPDGKHWIINGQKMWITNGGFADVYIVFAKIDNDENLSAFIVEKGTPGLSLNPEEHKMGIKGSSTRQVFFSDCQVPVQNQLGERGIGFKIAVNILNLGRIKLAGAAIGGCKLTSTKSIQYANERTQFGRPIAKYGAIRHKLAEQAIRIFACESAIYRCSQNIEDAIEALIAGGMDPAKAKLKAVEQFAVEAAILKVHGSEVLDYVVDEGVQVYGGMGYSADAPMERAYRDSRINRIFEGTNEINRMLTVDMMLKRAMKGELDLMGPATAVANELMSIPDFSGGEEQLFDAEKKLLANFKKAVLMVAGSAVQKLMMELAKEQEVLMNIADMMIDVYIGESLQLRVEKMVSLRGEAACAEAIDILRVWLYDASDRINKAGKDAIGSFSEGDEQRLLLMGLKRFTKTSPLNVKEARRRIAAKLLSENKYCF; from the coding sequence ATGGAAACAGTAAGCAAGCAAGCGATCAAAGGAGGAGAGTTCCTCATCAAGACAACCCCGGCCGAACAGGTATTCATCCCCGAAGAGTGGTCGGAAGAGCAGAAGATGATCGCGCAGACTTGCCACGACTTCCTGGTCGCGGAAGTGTACCCGAACCTGGATCGAATCGATGCCCAGGAGGAAGGATTGATGCAGAAGATCCTGGACAAGGCCGGCGAGTTGGGACTGTTGGGCATTTCCATCCCGGAAGAATACGGCGGCTTTGGTAAAGACTTTACCACCGGTATGATCGCAACGGAATTTCTCGGCGCGGGACATTCCTTTTCAGTGGCTTACGCCGCGCATACGGGCATCGGTACTTTGCCGATCCTGTTCTATGGAAACGACGCGCAGAAAAAACACTACCTGCCAAAGTTGACCTCCGGCGAGTGGAAAGCAGCCTATTGCCTGACCGAGCCGGGATCCGGATCCGATGCCAACTCCGGTAAAACGAAAGCAACACTCTCGCCCGACGGCAAACACTGGATCATCAACGGTCAGAAGATGTGGATCACCAACGGCGGCTTCGCCGATGTCTATATCGTCTTCGCCAAGATCGATAACGATGAGAACCTGAGCGCGTTCATCGTTGAAAAAGGCACTCCCGGTTTGTCGCTTAATCCGGAAGAACACAAGATGGGCATCAAGGGCAGTTCGACCCGTCAGGTGTTCTTTTCCGACTGCCAGGTGCCGGTCCAAAACCAGCTCGGAGAACGCGGTATCGGTTTCAAGATCGCGGTGAATATCCTGAATCTTGGTCGTATCAAGTTGGCCGGAGCCGCCATCGGCGGTTGCAAACTGACCAGCACAAAATCGATCCAGTACGCCAACGAGCGTACGCAATTCGGACGTCCGATCGCCAAGTATGGCGCCATTCGGCATAAACTCGCCGAACAGGCGATCCGAATCTTCGCTTGTGAATCGGCGATCTACCGTTGCAGTCAGAATATCGAGGATGCCATCGAAGCCCTCATCGCCGGTGGCATGGATCCCGCTAAAGCTAAACTCAAAGCGGTTGAGCAGTTTGCCGTAGAAGCGGCTATCCTGAAAGTGCACGGAAGCGAGGTCCTGGACTACGTCGTCGACGAGGGCGTACAGGTGTATGGTGGAATGGGCTACAGTGCCGATGCGCCCATGGAACGGGCGTACCGGGATTCCCGCATCAACCGCATTTTCGAAGGGACCAACGAGATCAACCGTATGCTGACGGTCGATATGATGCTCAAGCGCGCCATGAAAGGCGAGTTGGACCTGATGGGTCCCGCAACCGCAGTGGCGAATGAACTAATGTCGATCCCCGATTTCAGTGGTGGCGAAGAACAGCTCTTCGACGCGGAAAAGAAGTTGCTGGCGAATTTCAAAAAGGCCGTCCTGATGGTGGCTGGCTCCGCTGTTCAGAAGCTGATGATGGAACTGGCCAAGGAGCAGGAAGTGCTGATGAACATCGCCGATATGATGATCGACGTGTATATCGGAGAATCGCTTCAATTGCGGGTGGAGAAAATGGTCTCCCTCCGTGGCGAAGCGGCCTGTGCCGAAGCGATCGACATCTTGCGGGTCTGGTTGTACGATGCATCGGATCGCATCAACAAAGCCGGCAAGGATGCCATTGGTTCCTTCTCCGAAGGTGATGAGCAGCGATTATTGTTAATGGGTTTGAAGCGATTTACCAAAACTTCGCCCTTGAATGTGAAGGAAGCCCGACGCCGTATTGCCGCGAAATTGCTCTCGGAAAACAAGTATTGCTTCTAA